The following proteins come from a genomic window of Canis aureus isolate CA01 chromosome 3, VMU_Caureus_v.1.0, whole genome shotgun sequence:
- the DRC4 gene encoding dynein regulatory complex subunit 4 isoform X4 — protein sequence MKHTEEITKMRNDFERQVREIEAKYDKKMKMLRDELDLQRKTEIHEVEERKNGQINMLMQRHEEAFADIKNYYNDITLNNLALINSLKEQMEDMRKKEDHLEKEMMEVSMQNKRLADPLQKARDDMNEMQKKLRNYEWDKQILICTKARLKVAEKELKALQWEHEVLEQRFLKVQQERDELYRKFTAAILEVQQKVGFKNLVLERKLQALSAAVEKKEVQFNEVLAASNLDPTALTLVSRKLEDVLESKNTTIKDLQYELARVCKAHNDLLRTYEAKLLAFGIPLDNVGFKPLETAVIGQTLGQGPAGLVGTPT from the exons ATG AAGCACACTGAGGAGATCACCAAGATGCGGAATGACTTTGAGAGGCAAGTGCGAG AAATTGAGGCCAAGTATGATAAAAAGATGAAGATGCTTAGGGACGAGCTTGACCTGCAGAGAAAGACTGAGATCCATgaggtggaggagaggaagaatgGCCAGATCAACATGCTGATGCAGCGGCATGAAGAGGCCTTTGCAGACATCAAGAACTACTACAACGACATCACCCTCAACAATCTGGCCCTCATCAACTCCCTCAAG GAACAAATGGAGGACATGCGCAAGAAGGAAGATCACCTCGAGAAGGAGATGATGGAGGTGTCTATGCAGAACAAGCGCCTGGCAGACCCTCTCCAGAAGGCTCGGGATGACATGAACGAAATGCAGAAGAAGCTCAGGAACTATGAgtgggacaagcagattctgatT TGTACAAAAGCCCGTTTGAAGGTCGCTGAGAAAGAGCTGAAGGCCCTACAGTGGGAACATGAGGTGCTGGAGCAGCGGTTCCTCAAG GTGCAGCAGGAGCGGGATGAGCTATATCGGAAATTCACTGCAGCCATCCTGGAGGTACAGCAGAAGGTGGGCTTCAAAAACCTGGTTCTGGAGCGTAAGCTACAGGCGCTGAGTGCTGCTGTGGAGAAGAAAGAGGTGCAGTTCAATGAGGTGCTGGCGGCTTCCAACCTGGACCCCACAGCGCTGACCCTCGTGTCCCGCAAACTGGAG GACGTTCTAGAATCGAAGAACACTACTATCAAGGACTTGCAGTATGAGCTGGCCCGGGTCTGCAAG GCCCACAATGACCTGCTGCGCACCTATGAGGCGAAGCTCCTGGCCTTTGGGATCCCTCTGGACAACGTGGGCTTCAAGCCTCTGGAGACGGCTGTGATTGGGCAGACCCTGGGCCAGGGCCCTGCGGGACTTGTGGGCACACCAACGTAG
- the DRC4 gene encoding dynein regulatory complex subunit 4 isoform X5 — protein sequence MTLREIEAKYDKKMKMLRDELDLQRKTEIHEVEERKNGQINMLMQRHEEAFADIKNYYNDITLNNLALINSLKEQMEDMRKKEDHLEKEMMEVSMQNKRLADPLQKARDDMNEMQKKLRNYEWDKQILICTKARLKVAEKELKALQWEHEVLEQRFLKVQQERDELYRKFTAAILEVQQKVGFKNLVLERKLQALSAAVEKKEVQFNEVLAASNLDPTALTLVSRKLEDVLESKNTTIKDLQYELARVCKAHNDLLRTYEAKLLAFGIPLDNVGFKPLETAVIGQTLGQGPAGLVGTPT from the exons ATGACTTTGAGAG AAATTGAGGCCAAGTATGATAAAAAGATGAAGATGCTTAGGGACGAGCTTGACCTGCAGAGAAAGACTGAGATCCATgaggtggaggagaggaagaatgGCCAGATCAACATGCTGATGCAGCGGCATGAAGAGGCCTTTGCAGACATCAAGAACTACTACAACGACATCACCCTCAACAATCTGGCCCTCATCAACTCCCTCAAG GAACAAATGGAGGACATGCGCAAGAAGGAAGATCACCTCGAGAAGGAGATGATGGAGGTGTCTATGCAGAACAAGCGCCTGGCAGACCCTCTCCAGAAGGCTCGGGATGACATGAACGAAATGCAGAAGAAGCTCAGGAACTATGAgtgggacaagcagattctgatT TGTACAAAAGCCCGTTTGAAGGTCGCTGAGAAAGAGCTGAAGGCCCTACAGTGGGAACATGAGGTGCTGGAGCAGCGGTTCCTCAAG GTGCAGCAGGAGCGGGATGAGCTATATCGGAAATTCACTGCAGCCATCCTGGAGGTACAGCAGAAGGTGGGCTTCAAAAACCTGGTTCTGGAGCGTAAGCTACAGGCGCTGAGTGCTGCTGTGGAGAAGAAAGAGGTGCAGTTCAATGAGGTGCTGGCGGCTTCCAACCTGGACCCCACAGCGCTGACCCTCGTGTCCCGCAAACTGGAG GACGTTCTAGAATCGAAGAACACTACTATCAAGGACTTGCAGTATGAGCTGGCCCGGGTCTGCAAG GCCCACAATGACCTGCTGCGCACCTATGAGGCGAAGCTCCTGGCCTTTGGGATCCCTCTGGACAACGTGGGCTTCAAGCCTCTGGAGACGGCTGTGATTGGGCAGACCCTGGGCCAGGGCCCTGCGGGACTTGTGGGCACACCAACGTAG